Below is a genomic region from Candidatus Eremiobacterota bacterium.
CTCGCCGACGAGAAGCGCTTCCCCAAGAGACCGCCGGCGACCGACGACGAGCGGATCGCGCAGCAGATCAAGACGCAGCTGCAGGCCGTCGCCGCGCAACAGCGCGCCGCGCTGAACACGCTTGCGAACGCGCTTGATCAAGAAGACCTGGGCCGCATGCAGAACGACTTTCCTACCGGGCTTTCTGCGATCAATTCGGGGCCTTCGTCCGGAGTCGGAGCGCTGGTGAACGGCACGCGCGGGCCCGACGTCGACGGCTCGTTCATCGGCGTCTCGGGGCTGCTCATGCCGCAGAAGATGACCCCGCCTCCGGCGGCGCGCGGCATCTCGTCCACGCGCGGCAACACGGTATGGGACCACCTCGCCTCGGCGGTTGAGATGCACCAAGCAGCGATCGCCGGCGCGGAGCAGCAGCTCACGCCGACGATCGTCGCGCTCTCCGTCGCCTGCCGCGACGAGCTTTCGCCCTCGCCGTCTCCAAAACCGTAGAAAACGAAAGGCCCGCGTTTCGCGGGCCTCGTCTCTTACTCGTTGCTCCAGTAGTCTTTGAGCGCTTTGCCGCGACTTGGGTGGCGCAGCTTGCGCAGCGCCTTGGCCTCGATCTGGCGGATGCGCTCGCGAGTGACGCCGAACTCCTGGCCGACTTCCTCGAGCGTGCGCTGGTGGCCGTCCTCTAGGCCGAAGCGCAGGACCAGCACCTTGCGCTCGCGCTCGGTGAGGTTCTTGAGGACGTCTTGCATCTTCTCTTTGAGCAGCATGACGGACGCCGCTTCGGCCGGCGCGACGGCTTCCTGGTCCTCGATGAAGTCGCCGAGGTGCGAATCTTCCTCTTCGCCGATCGGCGTTTCCAGCGAGATCGGCTCCTGCGAGATCTTGATGACCTCGCGGACCTTCTCCGGGGTGAGCCCCATCTCGTTGGCGATCTCTTCGACCGTCGGATCGCGGCCCAGCTCTTGCAGCAGCTGGCGCGAGATCTTGATCAGCCGGTTGATCGTCTCGACCATGTGGACCGGGATGCGAATCGTGCGCGCTTGGTCGGCGAGCGCGCGCGTGATCGCCTGGCGGATCCACCACGTCGCGTAGGTCGAGAACTTGTAGCCCTTGCGGTAGTCGAACTTCTCGACCGCGCGGATCAGCCCGAGGTTCCCTTCCTGGATCAGGTCGAGGAAGAGCATGCCGCGGCCGACGTACTTCTTCGCGATCGAGACCACGAGCCGCAAGTTCGCTTCGGTCAGCTTGCGCTTCGCGTCCTCGCCGCCGAAGACGACGGCGTTGTCAGCGGTCCCGTTCTTGAGCGCTTCTTTCTCGCCGGCTTCGATCGCCATCGCCAGACGCCGCTCGTCTTCCATCGAGAGCAGCGGGACGCGGCCGATCTCCTTGAGATACATCCGGACCGGATCGTCGAGGGCGAGACCAGGCGGGATGACCTCGTCTTCGGTCTCCTCGCGGTCGGCGGGCTTCTCGTCCTTCGACTGCTCTTCGACGATCTCGATCCCGAGCGACGCGATCTCCTCGAGCAGGTCGTCCATGCGCTCGGGCGCGACCTCTTCGGCCGTGTCGAACACGGCGTTGATCTCTTCGTACGTGAGCGAACCGCGCTTCTTCCCGGCGGCGAGCAGCTTCTTGATCTGTTCGTCGAGCGAGAGCGGCGGCGTTTCGGCGGTCGGGACGGCGTTCGGTTTCTTCGTGCGGGCCATGCTGGTCTTCACCTCCTTCCTCGGCGGTTGGTCGGAACCGGAAGAGTCTCGCGGTTCGGGAGAGGTTATCCTTTCAACTCGGCGGCGAGTGCCGCGTGTTCGGCGCGGAGATCGCTGGGGACCGGTTCGCCGGCTTCGAAAAGCCGGTCGATCCGCTCGTCCAGTTCACGGTACCGGCGCTCGGCGTCGTCGCGCGCAAAACGCACGACGACACGGTCGAGCTTCGCGCGCCGTTCTTCGGTGTCGGCTAAACGCACGACGCCGGAAACCGACGCGAGCGTGGCCGCCGCATCTTCATCTCCTGCAAACAGCGCGTGAACGTCGGATGGTTGCACCAGCGAGCGAGCGTGCTCCCGGAGGCGTTCCCAGAGCGTCCGAAAGCGCGGGTTGTCGAAGCGTCCCGCGGGGATTCGGTCGGCGTACTCGGCGAGCAGCGAGGGCTCGTCGAGCACGATCGCCAGCACCTCGCGCTCGAACGAGGGCCGTTCCATCGCCGCCGGCACGAGGTGGCGCGACGCGTTCGCCTCGCCGGCGCGCGGCGCGAAGTGCACGGGGTTGAGCAGCAGCCGAGCCTTGCGCAGATCGTCGACCGAGAGCCCCAGCCGGCCGGCGGCGTAGACGCGCCAGCGGTCCTGCTCCTCCGGCGGCGCCAGCCGGCGGATCGTCTCTTCCGCCCAGCGCGCGAGCGCGGCGCCTTGCGCGCGCCCGCCGCGCCGCTCGATCTCGGCGTCGATCTTCACCTGCGTCGCGGCCAGCGGCTTCGCGAGCAGCGCGCGGAACGCGTCGGCGCCGTTGCGGCGCACGAACTCGTCGGGGTCTTTGCCGTCGGGGATGCGCAATGCCGAGGCGACGATTCCTTCCGCCGTCAGCACGTCGATCGACTTGAGCGCCGCTTCGCTCCCCGCCGCGTCGGCGTCGAAGCAGAGAATCGCGTGCGAGGCGATCTTGCGCAGCTCGCGCGCCTGCTCGGGGGTGAACGCGGTTCCGAGCGCCGCGACCGCGTTCGCGAAGCCGGCTTGGTGCAGCGCGATGCAGTCGAGATAGCCCTCGACGACGATCACGCCGTCCTCTTTCGCCGCGGCGCGGCGCGCGACGTTGAGCGCGAAGAGATACCGCCCTTTGGTGTACACCGGCGTCGTGGAGGTGTTGAGGTACTTCGGCTCCTGGTCGCCGAGCGCGCGGCCGCCGAAGGCGATCGTCTCGCCGGTCGTCGCCAGCGTCGGGATCATCAGGCGGTCGCGGTAGAAGTCGTAGAAGCCGCCGCGCTGGCTCGGTTTGAGCAAGCCGGCTTTCACCGCCAGCGCGAGGTCGACGTCGTTGCGGCGCAATTCCGTCGTGAGTCCGTCCCAGCCCTCGGGCGCGAAGCCGAGCGAGAACCGCTCGATCGTCTCGCCGGTGATGCCGCGGTTCGCGCAGTACGCGCGCGCCGCGGCGCCTTCGCGCGCGTCGAGCAGCATGCGGTGGAACCACGCGCGCGCGACCTCGTTCGCGTGGTAGATCGCCTCTTTCTCGCTGCGCACCCGGGCCGCGCGCGGGTCTTCGCTCTCGACCTCGACGCCGTAGCGCTTGCCCAGCATCCGCAGCGCGTCGGGAAACGAGACCGACTCCTGCTTCTGCAGAAACGTGAAGACATCGCCGGCCGCGCCGCAGCCGAAGCACTTGAAGAAACCGCGGTCGGGATGGACGTGGAACGACGGAGTCTTCTCGCCGTGGAACGGGCACAGCCCGACCAAGTCGTTGCCGCGCTTGCGCAGCGTGACGTACGCCCCGATCACCTCACCGATGTCGGCGCGCGCAAGAATCTCCCGCTTCACACCGTCGTCGATCCGCACGGAACGTACGTTCGACGCTAACACCGTACAAGACTCCTCGGCCGCGCCTTGCGTACCATGCCGTTACACGCTGCTGCAGCCGGAGAACCGCCATGATGCGTCCCCGATTTCTTGCCGCCCTCGCCGCCTCGGCGGCCGGCTCCGCGATCCTGCGGCCCGGCCGCGCCGGCGCGACCGAGAACCCAAAGGACGTGCGCGCGACGATGCGCGCCGGCCAGCGACTCGTCGCCGTCGTGGTCACCGAGGGCGCGACGGTGATCGACTTCGCCGGCCCGTGGGAAGTCTTCGAAGCTACGCCGCTCCCGAGCCGCGACGACCAAGCCGCGTTCTACCTGTACCTCGTGGGTCCGTCGATGAGCGCGGTCGAAGCGACCGGCGGGATGCAGCTCCTGCCGCGCTACACCTTCGCGAACGCGCCGCGCCCCGACGTCGTCGTGGTCGGCGCGCAGCGCGGTGCGCCGGAGCTGATCCCGTGGCTGCAGTCGCAGGCGAAGGGCGGCGCGCTGATGATGTCGGTCTGCACGGGCGCGTTCAAGCTCGCGCAGGCCGGTCTGTTCGACGGCAAGCGCGCGACGACGCATCACGACTACTACGACGCCTTCGAGAAGCAGTTTCCCAAGGTGAAGCTGGTGCGCGGCCCGCGCTTCGTCGACGAAGGGCAAGTGGTCAGCGCCGGCGGGCTGACCTCGGGAATGAACCTCGCGCTGCACGTCGTCGAACGCCTGCACGGCAAGAAGCACGCCGACAACGTCGCCGCGTACCTGGAGTTCGTGCGCACCGAGCGGCCCGCGGCGGAGACGGCGTAGCATCGTTCGCGAGCTGCCGCCGGGGACGTTCTACGGGCGCACCACCTCGCTGCGCCGCTGCGACGCGGTGCTCTCGGAAGTGCGCCACGACCGCGCGCGGATCTGCGAAGAGCACGTCCACGAGGCGGCGTACTTCTCGCTGCTGCTCGACGGGCGCTACCGCGAGACGTCGGGCGCGGTGACGGTCGACTACCGCCCGTTCACGATCGCCTTCCACCCGCCGCGCACCTCGCACAACGACGTGATGGGCGACGCGACGCGAGTCTTCATGATCGAGCTGGGCGGGTCGTGGCTCGACGTGATCGCCTCGTACGGCATGCCGATGCGCGAGCTGCAGCAGGTCCACGGCGAAGATGCCACCTGGCTCGCGGTCCGCCTGCACCAGGAATATCTACGCGGCGAGGACGCGAGCGACTTCACCATCGAGTCGCTGCTCTTCGAGCTGTGCGGCACGGTCGCGGAGGGCGGCGCGCGCCCTGAGATCGCCGTTCCGGGCTGGCTCGCCGCCGTCGAAGCGCGGGTCGAAAGCGATCCGGCGGAGCGCTTCGACTTGCGCGAGCTCGCGGCAACGGCCGGCGTGCACCCGACCCAC
It encodes:
- a CDS encoding helix-turn-helix transcriptional regulator, giving the protein MRHDRARICEEHVHEAAYFSLLLDGRYRETSGAVTVDYRPFTIAFHPPRTSHNDVMGDATRVFMIELGGSWLDVIASYGMPMRELQQVHGEDATWLAVRLHQEYLRGEDASDFTIESLLFELCGTVAEGGARPEIAVPGWLAAVEARVESDPAERFDLRELAATAGVHPTHLARTFRRFHGRSMGDFVTGLRVQHVCRALAQTDVALAKIAADAGFVDQSHLTRVFRETLGTTPAKYRRLHAAHTNGLPGSDPL
- the dnaG gene encoding DNA primase, whose protein sequence is MRIDDGVKREILARADIGEVIGAYVTLRKRGNDLVGLCPFHGEKTPSFHVHPDRGFFKCFGCGAAGDVFTFLQKQESVSFPDALRMLGKRYGVEVESEDPRAARVRSEKEAIYHANEVARAWFHRMLLDAREGAAARAYCANRGITGETIERFSLGFAPEGWDGLTTELRRNDVDLALAVKAGLLKPSQRGGFYDFYRDRLMIPTLATTGETIAFGGRALGDQEPKYLNTSTTPVYTKGRYLFALNVARRAAAKEDGVIVVEGYLDCIALHQAGFANAVAALGTAFTPEQARELRKIASHAILCFDADAAGSEAALKSIDVLTAEGIVASALRIPDGKDPDEFVRRNGADAFRALLAKPLAATQVKIDAEIERRGGRAQGAALARWAEETIRRLAPPEEQDRWRVYAAGRLGLSVDDLRKARLLLNPVHFAPRAGEANASRHLVPAAMERPSFEREVLAIVLDEPSLLAEYADRIPAGRFDNPRFRTLWERLREHARSLVQPSDVHALFAGDEDAAATLASVSGVVRLADTEERRAKLDRVVVRFARDDAERRYRELDERIDRLFEAGEPVPSDLRAEHAALAAELKG
- a CDS encoding DJ-1/PfpI family protein, giving the protein MMRPRFLAALAASAAGSAILRPGRAGATENPKDVRATMRAGQRLVAVVVTEGATVIDFAGPWEVFEATPLPSRDDQAAFYLYLVGPSMSAVEATGGMQLLPRYTFANAPRPDVVVVGAQRGAPELIPWLQSQAKGGALMMSVCTGAFKLAQAGLFDGKRATTHHDYYDAFEKQFPKVKLVRGPRFVDEGQVVSAGGLTSGMNLALHVVERLHGKKHADNVAAYLEFVRTERPAAETA
- the rpoD gene encoding RNA polymerase sigma factor RpoD, coding for MARTKKPNAVPTAETPPLSLDEQIKKLLAAGKKRGSLTYEEINAVFDTAEEVAPERMDDLLEEIASLGIEIVEEQSKDEKPADREETEDEVIPPGLALDDPVRMYLKEIGRVPLLSMEDERRLAMAIEAGEKEALKNGTADNAVVFGGEDAKRKLTEANLRLVVSIAKKYVGRGMLFLDLIQEGNLGLIRAVEKFDYRKGYKFSTYATWWIRQAITRALADQARTIRIPVHMVETINRLIKISRQLLQELGRDPTVEEIANEMGLTPEKVREVIKISQEPISLETPIGEEEDSHLGDFIEDQEAVAPAEAASVMLLKEKMQDVLKNLTERERKVLVLRFGLEDGHQRTLEEVGQEFGVTRERIRQIEAKALRKLRHPSRGKALKDYWSNE